A segment of the Puniceicoccales bacterium genome:
CAAGGCTATACTGTTCAGAATTTTTTGGTGCTGTATAACTTTTAGATGTTTCGGGCATTTTATGAAATATCTTCTGGGTTAGTAAATCATGGACTCATTATATGAAGGAGTTATGGATCATACAATAGAAATTACAGCCGAGATACCATATCAATGCATATTCTATAATTTTTTTACTTTACGCGAGCTAGTAGATTGATATTGGCACAATAGTCTAAATATTTTTAACATAAATGGTGTCAAATAAAGATAGTCTCGAGTGGTGTGTGGCTCGGTTGGGCGATGATTTCAATTGGTGGGTAGACAAGGTCAGCAGCGATATTCAGTGGGATGTGGATTGTCTGAGTATTATAGACCCGAAGCAATTCGACCATATTGTGGATCTTATTGGGCCTCTGAAGCCCTACGGTTTTCGAGATGATATACTGGAAAATGCATTCTATAAGTTTCGTATAGAAGACGCTATGCCTGGTAATAGGGTGAAGCTTGCCAGGGCAGATGTCAAGGCATTGGAGTCCGTTGAGAGGTTATTTTGCCTGCCCAATGTGATTTCCGAAAGCGAAGGGCCCTATGCTGAATTTGTGGATCACATAATATTGATGCGAGTTAAGTTGCTGAATGATTTGCTTGAATTCAAGCGTCCCATTGATCCTCAGGAGCTGGAAGAGAGCATACGAGATGTGCAAAATGAGAGATATGTGGTCGGTTCAGCGGTGCATTTATTCGATGAAATTGGATTTATACTTGATTATATACCAGCTGGTTATGATTTAGATGATGACGGTTCTGGTGATGATGAATTCGGGGAGGATTACGATATTCCTGATGAGGAGATTATGGATATTTCCGGCGAGAATTGGAGTGACGATGATTTACATAGTTTGGAGGCATTGGATTGATGATGGATCCTGGAGCTGTGATTCCCCATCGGCCTCCGTTTTTGTTTGTGGACAAAATTATCGAGATTGGAGATAGCTATGCAGTTGGCCAAAAGACATTTAAAGAAGATGAATTTTTTTATAAAGGTCATTATCCAGATTATCCCATAACGCCGGGAGTTATACTGTGTGAGTCAGTATTTCAGGTGGCTGCCTTCTTTGCAATCAACAAATTAGGTTCCGTTTCCATGGAAGAAGGGATACCAGTATTGGCCAGGGTAGGTGAGGCCAGATTTAGGCGAAGTGTTTTTCCGGGTAGCACAGTGACATTGAGAGCGGAATTTTTAGAGTCCATGGGCAAATTCATGATGATGCAAGGGGCGGTTTTGCAGGGAGATAAATTGAGTGTTTCGGTGAAATTTTCGATGGCTTTTACCGACTCGAAATAAAAATTTTTGCTTTTTTTGAGAAATTTTGTTGCCTAATGGAATAAAAATATAATTACCAATACAGTTTATGTTTGTTATGAAAAAGATTTTATTGCCTATTTTTTGTGTATTTTCCGTGGTACTGTTAGCCTGTGGAACTATGGTTGGTGGAAGCGGGACAGGGAGTAAGATGACATCAAAGGTATCTGATAACGGCATTCTGGTTTTGGATGTTCAGAAGGTTTTTGATGGATATTATAAAATTGAAGAGATAAAAAAGGAGTTGACAGCCAAAGTAGATGCTGCTCAGAAAGAGTTTCAGGCGATGATTG
Coding sequences within it:
- a CDS encoding beta-hydroxyacyl-ACP dehydratase, whose amino-acid sequence is MMDPGAVIPHRPPFLFVDKIIEIGDSYAVGQKTFKEDEFFYKGHYPDYPITPGVILCESVFQVAAFFAINKLGSVSMEEGIPVLARVGEARFRRSVFPGSTVTLRAEFLESMGKFMMMQGAVLQGDKLSVSVKFSMAFTDSK